In a genomic window of Occallatibacter riparius:
- a CDS encoding lmo0937 family membrane protein, whose translation MLWTIFVILLILWILGFSFHIAGSLIHLLLVVAVVVLIINLITGRRAV comes from the coding sequence ATGCTCTGGACAATTTTTGTGATCCTGTTGATCCTTTGGATCCTGGGGTTCAGCTTTCACATAGCCGGCAGTTTGATTCACCTGCTTCTCGTCGTCGCCGTCGTAGTGTTGATCATCAACCTGATCACTGGCCGCAGAGCGGTCTAG
- a CDS encoding eCIS core domain-containing protein: MRTRAQSPCASQDHAAQTPDQAANVAAPAEKYFGNQAALRRLSRNPRPSHSGLQIGAANDPLEAEADRAASHVMRMTSPPPVTMPSIRQISRKCKECDEEEKTVRRKTLGTLADGEAPPIVHDVLRSPGHSLDRSARAFLEPRFNQDFTDVRIHTGEDAARSAAAVRALAYTVGNDIVFGSGSYAPHTESGRSLLAHELAHVIQQKGDSDNASLRRLGDTSQIPQVLSCTVPQAAAPPATDFVLFANNSSSLDSTATGKIANFVVNWRAAGTRPRVRIDGFASEPGDQALNWRLSCDRVSAVKAEMISPSADPGPGIPEGQIDAYMQGETTDFGAEASNRRVTLFLPGAPPPPEHHDPPPAQQQSSGTACARNPDCPDDYCRPFATQAEAIADRAANAATVLSRIGSANSRALPLFNAFVWNPAPAGDISATYAEDFTRSLTTRAMSERIRAMLQDAFRTSPPTFPPGRNFIDVNIFSVLDPATVNAMLEREMVFTDPFTVPGLIAGGIGKTQESCRVGRNTEGAINDARSVTGTVNVIQNTDGTLLLTPSLTFTVVDTIDFCPGNCGGFPGTMLTVPLSRWEASSISGDVPFTVVFPGTSLVGAYDSED; this comes from the coding sequence ATGAGAACCCGCGCTCAATCGCCATGCGCCTCGCAAGATCACGCGGCGCAAACGCCTGATCAGGCCGCCAACGTTGCCGCTCCTGCTGAAAAGTACTTCGGCAATCAGGCCGCATTGCGCCGTCTATCGCGGAATCCGCGGCCCTCGCATTCTGGTCTCCAGATCGGCGCGGCAAACGATCCGCTGGAAGCCGAAGCAGATCGTGCCGCCAGCCACGTAATGCGCATGACCTCGCCACCCCCCGTAACAATGCCGTCAATTCGGCAGATCAGCAGGAAATGCAAGGAGTGCGATGAAGAAGAGAAGACGGTCCGACGGAAAACCCTAGGCACGCTAGCGGATGGCGAAGCCCCTCCTATAGTGCACGATGTCCTTCGCTCGCCTGGGCACTCTCTTGACCGCTCGGCGCGGGCTTTTCTCGAGCCCCGATTCAATCAGGATTTCACAGACGTGCGCATCCACACGGGCGAAGACGCAGCCCGGTCAGCCGCGGCCGTGCGGGCTCTTGCGTACACGGTCGGCAACGATATCGTTTTCGGCTCCGGCAGCTACGCGCCTCATACTGAGTCCGGAAGAAGCCTGCTCGCACATGAGTTAGCTCATGTGATTCAGCAGAAGGGCGACAGTGACAACGCAAGCCTGCGCCGCCTCGGTGACACCAGCCAGATACCGCAGGTTCTGAGTTGCACTGTGCCCCAGGCGGCTGCTCCTCCGGCTACCGACTTTGTTCTCTTTGCCAACAACAGCTCCTCGCTCGACAGTACCGCGACAGGTAAAATCGCCAATTTCGTCGTGAACTGGAGAGCGGCCGGGACACGCCCAAGGGTTCGTATCGATGGGTTCGCCAGCGAGCCGGGTGACCAGGCCCTGAATTGGCGTCTCTCCTGCGATCGGGTGAGTGCGGTCAAAGCTGAAATGATCAGCCCGTCTGCCGACCCCGGCCCAGGCATTCCGGAAGGACAAATCGATGCATATATGCAGGGAGAGACAACCGACTTCGGAGCGGAAGCCTCGAACCGCCGCGTTACTCTCTTCCTCCCCGGTGCCCCACCACCTCCGGAACACCACGACCCGCCTCCCGCGCAGCAGCAATCTTCAGGAACCGCTTGCGCTAGGAATCCAGACTGCCCCGATGACTATTGCAGGCCGTTCGCCACGCAGGCTGAGGCCATCGCCGACCGTGCCGCTAATGCTGCAACGGTTTTATCCAGAATTGGGAGTGCGAACAGCAGAGCGCTGCCGCTCTTCAACGCCTTTGTTTGGAACCCCGCCCCCGCGGGAGACATCAGCGCGACATACGCAGAAGACTTTACTCGCTCGCTTACGACGCGCGCCATGAGCGAACGGATCCGGGCGATGCTGCAAGACGCCTTCCGAACATCGCCGCCCACCTTCCCTCCCGGACGAAACTTCATCGACGTCAACATCTTCAGCGTCCTCGACCCCGCTACCGTCAACGCCATGCTGGAAAGAGAGATGGTTTTCACTGACCCCTTTACCGTGCCCGGATTGATTGCGGGCGGCATCGGCAAAACTCAGGAATCGTGCAGAGTCGGAAGGAACACCGAGGGCGCGATCAATGATGCCCGAAGCGTGACAGGCACTGTCAACGTTATCCAGAATACGGACGGCACTCTGCTGCTGACACCGTCTCTCACCTTCACGGTGGTGGATACCATCGATTTTTGCCCCGGTAACTGCGGTGGTTTCCCTGGCACGATGCTTACCGTACCTCTATCGCGATGGGAAGCAAGTTCGATCTCCGGCGACGTTCCCTTCACGGTCGTATTCCCTGGAACTTCTCTGGTAGGAGCTTACGATTCGGAAGACTGA
- a CDS encoding eCIS core domain-containing protein, with protein sequence MLKAANRLRTPAPNIAQRLHRSPDRQSHSAEPAYSGNRALLRQLSRSGPVVRRDPPADAKKTPPAPATPAAGPAPSPTPDAGKTDEVKLTIPWDEILKGNTTLLQVLMPGLQPPAPGSGAATPAPAGPSPAPAGPTAGTSTPPPSAPTPAPAAPAPDAPSRLSLKDFGNLSLGLRLGFPDMKTSNPYDASPSALQQSIQAGELINYSMTGKLPSAYQLDKGKLVGACWGIFSKYIAPDFAAKIAKGMSGKTAGGGISYELDGVLLPDFSGGGLSFTLKFGAKAPYRPSTTPDSVQPKLKVGSTTDPLEAEADRAADQVMRMPAPASEGILQRKCAACEEEDKVRTKSNGQGEAEGNAPPIVSHALSSPGQALDTNTRAFFEKRFDADFSQVRIHKDSLAAQSADAVNARAYATGNHIVLGAGETSSPTHLLAHELAHVVQQSGDSDTSPEPTLSRAPKPGHCGGVWSCAYGTACETPDVAAGSGASTNWQLELNIDTDVESSDDIMSGDDVGHTYLVFTESNGAKYSYGFYPNPLQKPDVIHTSVPGCVVHPDTAHASCVDYSKKYTLTQAQHTAALQFAQLLCKGTPPYDLFKWNCTTAAVEIAKRAGQTPPPAKGSVGHGATTADNPNTLKEGYLDQDVPTRHLTSDSDIRTWVAAHTTADFQKIATAEKARLLNRLLEGWISDEDIAAFESICKGIVNDAERTALQTATKSHVDDMSSSVQQSRVHAALYPGIVAPPAAGVTAPTPPPPTR encoded by the coding sequence ATGCTGAAAGCCGCCAACCGCCTTCGCACGCCTGCGCCCAACATCGCGCAGCGACTGCACCGTTCCCCAGACCGACAATCGCATTCGGCCGAACCTGCCTATTCAGGCAATCGTGCATTGCTGCGCCAGTTGTCGCGCAGCGGCCCTGTAGTCCGTCGCGACCCACCGGCCGACGCAAAGAAGACCCCGCCAGCACCCGCAACTCCCGCTGCCGGCCCTGCACCCAGCCCCACACCTGATGCGGGAAAAACCGATGAGGTCAAACTCACCATCCCCTGGGACGAAATCCTGAAGGGCAACACCACGCTGCTGCAGGTGCTCATGCCCGGACTTCAGCCCCCCGCCCCCGGCTCAGGCGCAGCGACACCCGCACCCGCCGGTCCATCTCCCGCGCCCGCAGGTCCAACCGCCGGCACTTCCACTCCGCCGCCTTCCGCTCCCACACCAGCCCCAGCCGCACCCGCGCCCGACGCACCTTCGCGGCTTTCGCTAAAGGATTTCGGCAACCTCAGCCTTGGCCTGCGTCTCGGCTTTCCGGACATGAAGACGTCGAATCCATACGACGCATCCCCTTCAGCCCTGCAGCAGTCAATCCAGGCTGGAGAGCTCATCAACTACTCCATGACGGGCAAGCTTCCCTCCGCATACCAGTTGGACAAAGGCAAGCTGGTGGGCGCATGCTGGGGCATCTTCTCGAAGTACATCGCGCCCGACTTCGCCGCCAAAATCGCCAAAGGAATGTCTGGCAAGACCGCGGGCGGAGGCATCTCCTACGAACTCGATGGCGTTCTGCTTCCCGACTTCAGCGGCGGCGGCCTCTCCTTCACACTCAAGTTCGGCGCCAAAGCACCGTACCGTCCTTCTACGACGCCCGACTCCGTTCAACCCAAGCTCAAGGTCGGATCCACCACCGATCCCCTCGAAGCCGAAGCCGATCGCGCCGCCGATCAGGTAATGCGCATGCCCGCTCCCGCGTCCGAGGGCATCCTTCAACGCAAGTGCGCTGCCTGCGAAGAAGAAGATAAGGTCCGCACCAAGAGCAACGGTCAAGGCGAAGCCGAGGGCAACGCGCCTCCCATCGTCAGCCATGCGCTCAGTTCGCCGGGCCAGGCACTTGATACCAACACGCGCGCATTCTTCGAGAAGCGCTTCGACGCAGACTTCAGCCAGGTGCGAATCCACAAAGACTCGCTCGCTGCGCAATCGGCTGACGCGGTCAACGCCCGCGCCTACGCTACCGGCAATCACATCGTCCTCGGCGCAGGCGAAACCAGCAGCCCCACCCACCTTCTAGCGCATGAACTGGCCCACGTAGTCCAGCAGTCTGGCGACTCTGATACCAGCCCAGAACCGACTCTCAGCCGCGCGCCAAAGCCAGGTCACTGCGGCGGAGTCTGGTCATGCGCTTACGGTACTGCCTGCGAAACACCTGACGTTGCGGCCGGCTCCGGCGCATCGACGAACTGGCAGCTCGAACTGAACATCGATACCGATGTCGAGTCTTCCGACGACATCATGAGTGGCGACGACGTCGGCCACACCTATCTTGTCTTCACCGAGTCGAACGGAGCCAAGTATTCGTATGGGTTCTATCCCAACCCACTTCAAAAGCCAGATGTGATTCACACCTCTGTTCCGGGGTGCGTCGTCCACCCTGACACCGCTCACGCCTCCTGCGTGGATTACTCCAAGAAGTACACCCTTACGCAGGCCCAACACACGGCGGCTCTCCAATTCGCGCAACTCCTGTGCAAGGGCACCCCACCCTACGACCTCTTCAAATGGAACTGCACCACCGCTGCCGTGGAGATCGCCAAGAGGGCCGGCCAGACCCCGCCCCCGGCGAAGGGCTCCGTTGGTCACGGCGCCACCACTGCCGACAATCCCAATACCCTCAAGGAGGGCTATCTCGATCAGGATGTGCCCACCCGTCACCTGACCTCCGACTCCGACATTCGCACCTGGGTAGCGGCTCATACTACGGCCGACTTCCAGAAGATCGCCACCGCGGAGAAAGCCCGTCTGCTCAATCGGTTGCTGGAAGGCTGGATCAGCGATGAGGATATCGCCGCATTCGAGAGCATCTGTAAGGGAATAGTCAACGACGCCGAGCGCACGGCCCTTCAGACTGCCACCAAATCGCACGTCGATGACATGAGCTCGAGCGTGCAGCAAAGCCGAGTTCATGCCGCGCTTTACCCGGGTATCGTCGCACCGCCAGCCGCGGGCGTCACCGCCCCAACACCACCGCCCCCAACAAGATGA
- a CDS encoding DUF6519 domain-containing protein: protein MGSDLARISFDPSRGYRSVVAQQGRVTLEADVNEESAIASEALRVETIEVVGPAGTPDDGYKVSWNATDGLVASKGTMYVGGWRLHNDQPVPFSNQPEWLDQPQQTTIQGNALAALLVTEQSISATEDQALREVALGGPDTSARTRLMQHLVLLPTTDSDCAAAEADLEKNLQSKGLLLDPATRELKYAATLGVSFFPPKQSTNPCCPPAQGGYLGSDNQLVRVAVSSFSGNHGTLLWGWNNASFLYRAKVVSSNVLKLTQAPIDAAHTPQPKQVIEILRTTMVLGKAAEQNYVAAPDGTIVTLGAGTIYDPASQQLTLPSGTTLPSDTHTVFVRLWQGTASFTSGTAVQLDSDSGLAVTIKMAALPPAPLASRPYWCFAVRPNTPQSVYPQRYLEGQQLPDGPRQWLCDLAVVQQVAGAAAASWQILDDCRNHFKPLIDAGDCTCCELTLSPNEDWATVLKAAMANAKALSICFQPGAYKANSTIVFSRIGVKITGAGAGTQILGTSLEVVFEFDNCPNVVLSDIAVAAGAAGFSNNAATVGLQGAITIRACEQVDIERVIVVCADADLRAASCIAVYNPAPAATTLTNAVDLPRFAQRHYNLRILNSEFRVGHFQVGILVVNADRAQIEGNYLITAPILRNIKYSDLRDNVYLSSRLKKQLIHGMSIISTAPATTTRDKRRLLRKKTDAATTTQANAPLSAPAPEKAALPANAAPEAAPQEKQADVAPNAQATGAQFQISALPHVNLGDVGRAHVTASFGNLKLQMISSDKLTNVWTDALRKANLNESSTAGQVHTAVHQIAEAAFKAPDSVAPGFRNYVSNLLPALYSTSSQGIVIAGSVANDVRILNNTIDGTAQGIHVGLSNRKAVPYVSGLQASVVQISGNTVIVRLTPEMTGDRHGIFLGGVESAVINDNHVELIRGANAGQDIYAIKVIGVLGRRVLVERNAMLRFTLGIFVQANTRQAPAGYLWKAADNVSTSTNWTGPFRVTDNVP from the coding sequence GTGGGAAGCGATCTTGCACGTATCAGTTTTGATCCATCGCGCGGCTATCGATCGGTCGTCGCTCAACAGGGACGGGTCACGCTCGAAGCGGATGTCAACGAAGAATCCGCCATCGCCAGTGAAGCCCTCCGTGTAGAGACAATCGAGGTCGTCGGCCCCGCTGGCACACCGGATGACGGATATAAGGTCTCCTGGAACGCAACCGACGGTCTCGTCGCTTCGAAGGGCACGATGTACGTCGGCGGCTGGCGCCTGCACAATGACCAGCCCGTTCCCTTCAGCAATCAGCCCGAGTGGCTCGATCAGCCGCAGCAGACCACCATCCAGGGGAACGCACTTGCCGCCCTGCTCGTCACCGAGCAGAGCATCTCCGCCACTGAAGATCAAGCCCTGCGCGAAGTCGCCCTCGGCGGCCCCGACACGTCCGCGCGCACGCGCCTGATGCAGCATCTCGTGCTCCTTCCCACTACTGACTCGGACTGCGCCGCCGCGGAAGCGGATCTCGAAAAGAACCTTCAGAGCAAGGGCCTGCTCCTGGACCCGGCAACGCGCGAGCTGAAGTACGCCGCCACCCTTGGTGTGAGCTTCTTCCCGCCCAAGCAATCGACCAATCCCTGCTGTCCTCCCGCGCAGGGCGGCTATCTAGGCTCGGACAACCAACTCGTGCGCGTCGCCGTCTCTAGCTTCTCCGGAAACCACGGCACATTGCTTTGGGGTTGGAACAACGCTTCGTTCCTGTATCGCGCTAAGGTGGTCAGCTCCAACGTACTCAAGTTGACTCAGGCGCCCATTGACGCAGCGCACACCCCGCAACCGAAGCAGGTGATCGAAATCCTGCGCACGACCATGGTGCTGGGCAAAGCCGCTGAACAGAACTACGTCGCTGCGCCGGATGGAACGATCGTCACCCTCGGCGCCGGAACCATCTACGATCCCGCCTCGCAGCAGTTGACTCTACCCTCCGGCACCACGCTGCCCAGCGACACTCACACGGTGTTCGTCCGCCTGTGGCAGGGCACCGCATCGTTCACCTCCGGCACGGCCGTACAGCTCGACTCCGACTCCGGCCTTGCCGTCACAATCAAGATGGCAGCTCTGCCCCCGGCCCCGCTCGCATCCCGCCCCTACTGGTGCTTCGCCGTCCGGCCCAACACTCCACAAAGCGTCTACCCTCAGCGCTACCTCGAGGGACAACAGCTCCCCGACGGTCCGCGCCAATGGCTTTGCGATCTGGCCGTCGTGCAACAAGTCGCCGGCGCCGCGGCGGCATCATGGCAGATCCTCGACGATTGCCGCAATCACTTCAAGCCGCTCATCGATGCCGGCGACTGCACCTGCTGCGAGTTGACCCTGAGCCCAAATGAGGACTGGGCCACTGTGCTCAAAGCAGCTATGGCAAACGCTAAGGCGCTCAGCATCTGCTTCCAGCCGGGCGCCTACAAGGCGAACAGCACCATCGTCTTCTCCCGCATCGGCGTCAAGATCACCGGGGCAGGCGCGGGAACTCAAATTCTTGGGACTAGCCTCGAAGTGGTATTCGAATTCGACAACTGTCCCAACGTCGTGTTGTCCGATATCGCCGTCGCCGCCGGGGCGGCCGGTTTCTCCAACAATGCCGCCACTGTCGGACTTCAGGGTGCGATCACCATTCGCGCTTGCGAACAGGTGGACATCGAACGCGTCATCGTGGTCTGCGCTGATGCCGACCTGCGCGCCGCTTCCTGCATCGCCGTGTACAACCCTGCTCCGGCTGCCACCACGCTGACAAATGCAGTCGACCTCCCGCGCTTTGCGCAGAGACACTACAACCTGCGCATCCTCAACAGCGAGTTTCGGGTAGGGCACTTTCAGGTCGGAATACTGGTAGTGAACGCCGATCGCGCGCAGATCGAGGGCAACTACCTCATCACCGCCCCGATACTGCGAAACATCAAATACAGCGATCTCCGCGACAATGTCTACCTCTCGTCGCGCTTGAAGAAACAGCTCATCCACGGGATGTCCATCATCAGCACCGCACCCGCCACCACGACAAGAGACAAGCGCCGGCTCCTCCGCAAGAAGACCGACGCTGCTACAACCACCCAGGCGAACGCGCCCCTTTCAGCGCCTGCACCTGAGAAGGCTGCTCTGCCCGCGAATGCCGCGCCGGAAGCCGCACCCCAGGAAAAGCAAGCCGATGTCGCACCCAACGCTCAGGCAACCGGCGCCCAGTTCCAAATCTCCGCACTGCCTCATGTCAACTTGGGCGACGTAGGCCGCGCTCACGTTACCGCCTCCTTTGGCAATCTCAAGCTGCAGATGATCAGCAGCGACAAACTCACCAACGTCTGGACCGACGCTCTTCGCAAAGCCAACCTCAATGAGTCCAGCACCGCAGGCCAAGTGCACACCGCAGTGCACCAGATAGCGGAAGCGGCGTTCAAGGCTCCCGACTCCGTCGCGCCGGGCTTCCGGAACTACGTCAGCAACCTTCTGCCCGCCCTCTACTCGACCTCTTCACAGGGCATCGTCATAGCCGGCAGCGTAGCCAATGACGTCCGCATCTTGAATAACACCATCGACGGCACCGCGCAGGGAATCCATGTGGGCCTCAGCAACCGCAAGGCTGTTCCCTATGTCTCCGGCTTGCAGGCGAGCGTAGTGCAGATCTCTGGCAACACCGTCATCGTCCGCCTCACGCCGGAGATGACCGGCGACCGTCACGGCATCTTTCTGGGCGGCGTTGAAAGCGCAGTTATCAATGACAATCACGTGGAGCTTATCCGGGGAGCCAACGCCGGCCAGGATATTTACGCCATCAAGGTAATAGGTGTCCTCGGCCGTCGCGTGCTCGTCGAACGCAACGCAATGCTTCGCTTCACGCTCGGCATCTTCGTGCAGGCCAACACCAGGCAGGCTCCCGCAGGTTACCTGTGGAAGGCCGCCGACAACGTCTCAACTTCGACCAACTGGACCGGGCCTTTTAGGGTCACTGACAATGTCCCTTGA
- a CDS encoding eCIS core domain-containing protein yields the protein MRYSLAPTRSLYRKPAPQQAVRTTPPVSRPVPCLGNQAMLRRLSRTTPSIQRSLQVGAVNDPLEAEADRTADHVMRMTGPAPADTIQRKCAACEEEDKVQTKNNGTAQAKGVAPPIVSQALSSPGQPLDAPTRAFFEPRFGMDFSSVRVHSDTVARQSAASVNALAYATGSDIVLGPGASAGPNRLIAHELAHVAQQGGADHKGESNAAACPRVQRQPGTYPDLNMPAFPCDRGAGIELCNTTKDSNEAPNMMDCLEASKKIIDDCKGDRNDCLPQSKCALCACLGNRYCKCTGIV from the coding sequence ATGCGCTACTCTTTAGCTCCAACCCGTTCGCTCTACCGCAAGCCGGCGCCGCAACAGGCGGTAAGAACCACTCCGCCTGTCTCGCGCCCAGTTCCATGCCTCGGCAATCAGGCGATGCTGCGCCGCCTCTCGCGCACCACGCCCAGCATTCAGCGCAGCCTCCAGGTCGGCGCGGTCAACGACCCCCTCGAAGCCGAAGCCGATCGCACCGCCGACCACGTGATGCGCATGACCGGCCCTGCACCGGCGGACACTATTCAACGCAAGTGCGCCGCATGCGAGGAAGAAGACAAAGTCCAAACTAAGAACAACGGCACGGCTCAGGCCAAGGGCGTCGCGCCTCCCATCGTAAGCCAGGCTCTCAGCTCACCCGGACAGCCTCTCGACGCCCCCACGCGGGCTTTCTTCGAACCGCGCTTTGGCATGGATTTCAGCAGCGTGCGCGTGCACTCGGATACGGTCGCGCGACAATCGGCAGCCTCTGTCAACGCGCTGGCTTACGCCACTGGCTCTGACATCGTGCTGGGTCCCGGAGCCAGTGCCGGTCCCAATCGCCTCATCGCGCATGAGCTCGCGCATGTTGCACAGCAGGGCGGTGCGGATCACAAAGGCGAATCCAACGCAGCGGCCTGCCCTCGCGTTCAAAGGCAGCCCGGCACCTACCCCGATCTCAACATGCCTGCATTCCCCTGTGATCGCGGAGCCGGCATCGAGCTTTGCAACACCACGAAAGACAGCAATGAGGCGCCAAACATGATGGATTGCCTCGAGGCCAGCAAGAAGATCATCGACGATTGCAAAGGTGATCGCAATGACTGTCTGCCGCAATCAAAATGCGCCTTGTGTGCGTGCCTCGGAAATCGATATTGCAAGTGCACCGGAATCGTTTAG
- a CDS encoding LacI family DNA-binding transcriptional regulator: MTSQKGSKTAPGRSTTMADVAKLAGVGKMTVSRLLSGSANVSKETAERVQRAIRMLNYQPNELARSLRSPHSKTIALILPYLYDPFFATCAHAVSTVATQHGYSVLITTSDEKTDIEQQQVAHMLRRRIDGMIIIPAPNEEDYLRGKDFESVHIVTLDRPATHSRFDSVLVNNRAGARAGVAHLIEHGHKTIAFLGLAKDLFTMQARYNGYREAMTGAGLTPELYIECRSNEETVTLVHSLLTEKRPPTALFAGNNLTMRYLLHALNMLRIDVPGQIALAGFDDFDIADVLQPALTVVRQPVYQVGEMAANLLFQRISRGEYPAKGHRVVLPTELVIRRSCGCHRESRVTFGAKSVADTTHE; this comes from the coding sequence ATGACGTCACAAAAGGGCAGTAAGACAGCGCCGGGACGTTCTACGACAATGGCCGACGTCGCCAAGCTGGCGGGCGTAGGCAAGATGACCGTTTCCCGACTGTTGAGCGGCAGCGCCAATGTTTCGAAGGAGACGGCGGAGCGTGTGCAGCGCGCTATCCGCATGCTCAATTACCAGCCTAACGAGCTGGCGCGGAGCCTGCGTTCTCCGCATTCGAAGACGATTGCGCTGATCCTGCCTTATCTCTATGATCCGTTCTTCGCTACGTGCGCGCATGCGGTTTCGACCGTGGCTACGCAGCACGGGTACTCGGTGCTTATCACCACATCGGATGAGAAGACGGATATCGAGCAGCAGCAGGTGGCGCACATGCTGCGGCGGCGGATTGACGGGATGATTATCATTCCTGCACCGAATGAGGAGGACTATCTTCGCGGCAAGGACTTCGAAAGCGTACATATCGTGACGCTCGATCGGCCGGCGACACATTCGCGCTTCGATTCGGTGCTGGTGAACAATCGTGCCGGAGCACGCGCGGGCGTGGCGCACCTGATTGAGCACGGGCATAAGACGATTGCCTTTTTAGGGCTGGCGAAGGACTTGTTTACGATGCAGGCGCGCTACAACGGATATCGCGAGGCGATGACGGGGGCTGGCCTGACACCGGAACTTTACATTGAGTGCCGGTCGAACGAAGAGACGGTGACGCTGGTGCATTCGCTGCTCACCGAGAAGAGGCCACCCACGGCGCTGTTTGCAGGGAACAATCTGACGATGCGGTACCTTCTGCACGCGCTGAATATGCTGCGCATCGATGTGCCGGGGCAAATTGCTCTAGCGGGCTTCGATGATTTCGATATAGCAGACGTGCTGCAGCCAGCACTGACGGTGGTGCGGCAGCCTGTTTACCAGGTTGGCGAGATGGCAGCCAACCTGCTATTTCAGCGCATCTCGCGCGGCGAGTATCCAGCGAAGGGGCACCGGGTGGTGTTGCCCACGGAACTCGTTATCCGCCGCTCCTGCGGCTGCCATCGCGAGTCGAGGGTGACCTTTGGGGCGAAAAGCGTGGCGGACACAACACACGAGTAG